The proteins below come from a single Loxodonta africana isolate mLoxAfr1 chromosome 20, mLoxAfr1.hap2, whole genome shotgun sequence genomic window:
- the BLACAT1 gene encoding bladder cancer associated transcript 1: MPQFTFACFCGLHGFCKMKRKKEEVRRERETAV; the protein is encoded by the coding sequence ATGCCCCAGTTCACTTTTGCCTGCTTCTGTGGCCTCCACGGCTTCTGCAAgatgaagaggaagaaagaggaagtCCGCAGAGAGCGGGAAACGGCTGTGTGA